The nucleotide sequence GGACTGCATAGAGAAGCTGCAATACCTCAACTTGAGTGATAAACGAgtgcatttatattttttgttgatCGTGTGACAAAAACATTTCTGTTGTTAAAATATACGTAGACCATGTCGAAGCTAATCCCACCCAGCTTAACCAATGGCCTTGGCCATATCCTTCAAGGCTTCTGAGCGATGTGCGTTGCGCATCTGTTTGTTGAGGATGTCAAAGATGCGATTGTACTTGCTGTCGCATTCCGTGCGGCAAACGGCGCAGAATTGCGAGGAGAGCACATGGAGTGGACTCCGGAAGTACAGGCCATTCTGCATGGTGAGGCTGTTCTTATGGTGCGATATCATGTGCAGCAAGATCTCGATGATGGCAAGCGTGGCTCCAATGAAGAAGTTAAAGCAGAAGAGCGTGGGCACCAGGAACAGCAGGTACTGGTTGCGGCTATAGCCTAGGATGATGTTCTGTAAGTGAAATATAACAAGATTTAAGATGAAAGTATTTCTCACTATGGAGTACATTAttatgatattataaaaactatattttacgatttaacaatattaaatatataagaaattataattatataagACATTTTATAGAAAATTAAGTAGGAACTAACACAGGTAGCtattagaaaaatgtttataagACTTACGCTGCTCACACCATCCATTTGACAGTAATCTTCCCGCTCGTAGCCCGGAGTCGCCTTCTTGGGAGCCTTTTGGGGTAACGCGGTGGCGGCTCCATGTCTCACCGTGTTGGCCAGCACATCGTCCATCTCATCGCACATTGTTCCCCGGAGGAAGTGCTTGGGTACATGGAAGTTGGTGTGCTTTCGAAAGTGGACCTTCATGATCTGGTCGTGGATCGGCTCACCGGTTTCCTCATCGTAGGCAGGTCTTTTCACTCGGACGGTGTCTGTGTAGAAGTACTCCAACTCACCCGTTTCGCAGTTCTGAAGGAGATTGGATCGGAACAGATAATGTAGTGATAAGAGAACACTTTAAGAGAGCGGAAGAGAGCTGGGCAACATTCTACAGTGGCGTGATCGCGGTTTTTGTTGTAAATTATGGGCGTGAATTCGGTGAAATTTGCAAGTCAGATTTATGGAGCCAAAATAGACGAAAGCTGTTTAACTGTTCTGGACCTATATAAAAGATTTAAAGATGGTAAAGGCCCCTTAAAGGTATTTAAGAGAAGGAAAGATAACAATTAACTAGTGCTCTCATAGATGGTAGAAATATCTCTATAAGAGTACTGAAAAGAGCTTTTCTCTTAaattctcccccccccccactTTTGTTTATGAAATGTTATCGGCGGTTTAcgggcaaaaaaaaacaaagcgCCAGTGGAAATGTTTTGGTAAATCCCGAAAATAGAATCACGAACAGCTTTTCTGATAAGATCGGGAGATCGGACACCgtggcgtatgagtaatgAATCACCTGCGACACCTGAGATTATTTGCACTATGCACCCGACTTCTTACCACCAGCATGGTTTCTTCGGTACTAACTCTAGGCCCTCCCAAATCTACAAAAGCTAGCGGAACCGCAGAGTCAACAAGTATTAGTTATCACTTTCGGTTGGAAGTCGGGCTGATCGACAGACGCCGCCCGCCTTATCGTTACTATTGGAATAGGGGAGGGGAACCTGGGGGTTACTTATCTGCGCCAGCCGCTACGTCTATTAATGTACAATTAAGTCCTATGGACAgcagaaaattttaaattgcatGTGCAATTACAGACTTTTTCACTGAATTTCCAGACATTTGTTTTTGCTATTGTGGCATTAATAACTTCTGAGTTGCATAAGCACTGACCGGTTTGCGTGTCAAATGCGATTTGACCGgaataaatataatacaaaCTGATGAGGCTAAATTGATGATCTTCCCGTAAGTGATCGAATAAATTGAGTTATTGGAGAATATCGAAACTATTTTGTAGAAAACTGGCGAAGGCATTTAATCTAATTTAAGATTGACAGCTTGTTGGCATTATATATCCTAGATTACAAAGGCAATTAAATATAATCTGAGCAACTGTGCTTTGTAGGCACAACAAATTCTAAATTCCTTTGTAATCACTAagatataaatttaaaacatacaaatattttaattattttacacCATTTCTAAAACCAGTTATAAAACCATTATAAAAAGTACATGTATACAAATGAACAACGTCTTAGCTCCTCCCCATTACTTTTGATGAGGTTTAATTAccttatatttaaatgcaaatttaaGTCTTCGAAATTAGATAGAGATCTGACCACTTTGTTAGAGGAAATTCTCGCAAAACACTACTAAAATTACGTGAAACgcaaaataaacaaagtaaattTTTATGACTACTGTGAGAATATAAAATTGAAGTACAGATAGAAAGCTTTTGATGAGTATGGAGTGTACATGGTAGCATGATAACTTGGCTACTCCCACTTGAGTTAAGAATACCTGTTCACTTTCAGACTGATTAAATATACCTATATGTATTTCCACGCCCACTGGGTGGTCAGTTGAGGGTTATTTTGCACATATAAGCATACGGAAAAATGTTGTTAAATAAGTGGCTTGTGAAGGGTACTGTTTCACTATTGAGGTATTTCAAAAGTTAAACAAATATGATATCGTATGTATTAGATAAACTAAATTCTTTATAATCAGCAAATATGATAAGCAAATCGTTATTTGATCCCCCTTAAAACCTTTTCTTTGGTGGTAAATGATTTATAAACTTCAAATTCTGCAATTTTTGTAGAAATGTGTAAGTGTGTAACacaataattaaaatgtttataattcATTACTTAAGAATTTGAGAAATATAACAACAAAGTTAATATGACTACATTTTTTCAGTGTAAATTTAGGTAGATGTCTGTAGTGAGGACCCATTTTTTGTGACGTCTATTATTGACAAAGTAGTCTAATGTCAACTAATTTTAGGTATGTAAGCCTTTTAGCCCCCTACAAAAGACTGTAATGACAGATAAGCATTGTGAGCAACGAGACACAAGGCTAGTTAATCAATGTGACTAGATAATCTACACTGTATTTCGGCTTATGAATTTGTCTATTGCGTTCTCTTTTCAGGCTTAGAGGAGTCACAGTTGGCTTAGTGCTATATTGTAATTAACTGAGATTGggttttatttctgtttgGCCCGGCGTTTTATGGGACCTTAATTGCAAGCCCGAAAAGAACCGAAAAATCCCACTGATCCCGTCTCTTTTTATTATATATGCTTGTTTCCCTACGAACCAAGATGGGTAAAAGTCCGAAAACTGGTTTACAGATCGCAACACACATACGCCCTGTGGGCTCTCTCTTCTCTGcgcttttatttttatggtCGAATTTGGCACTCACCTTAATGGAATAACCCATGGCTGTCTGGTTGGTTTATTTTCACAGTTATGTCTGCGTCTGCCTTtgcttttatttgtttaatttcctTGGCCGAAACTATATTTTTCCTGCGAACCACACACAAAACCTCACACTATCGACATATATCTAGCGAATTCATAGATATTTGCGTGTGAgtgtaaatattttgatcCACTGCAACTTAAATATATAGGCGAGTAAACTGTGCAACGATGGAAATTTTGAAACCGGTTAACCGGTTCTCCAGCTGCTTTTGTTGTACCCGTTTCATTTGCCGATTGTGTATGTTTATTTTAGTCGAGGGGCGACCTGTTG is from Drosophila suzukii chromosome 3, CBGP_Dsuzu_IsoJpt1.0, whole genome shotgun sequence and encodes:
- the LOC108012876 gene encoding uncharacterized protein isoform X1; its protein translation is MGYSIKNCETGELEYFYTDTVRVKRPAYDEETGEPIHDQIMKVHFRKHTNFHVPKHFLRGTMCDEMDDVLANTVRHGAATALPQKAPKKATPGYEREDYCQMDGVSSNIILGYSRNQYLLFLVPTLFCFNFFIGATLAIIEILLHMISHHKNSLTMQNGLYFRSPLHVLSSQFCAVCRTECDSKYNRIFDILNKQMRNAHRSEALKDMAKAIG
- the LOC108012876 gene encoding uncharacterized protein isoform X2; this translates as MLVNCETGELEYFYTDTVRVKRPAYDEETGEPIHDQIMKVHFRKHTNFHVPKHFLRGTMCDEMDDVLANTVRHGAATALPQKAPKKATPGYEREDYCQMDGVSSNIILGYSRNQYLLFLVPTLFCFNFFIGATLAIIEILLHMISHHKNSLTMQNGLYFRSPLHVLSSQFCAVCRTECDSKYNRIFDILNKQMRNAHRSEALKDMAKAIG